The DNA segment CAGGTACAGCTCACAACCACACTTTGTACTTTGAATTTATTGAATTTTGGGAAGATCTATAGGCACGAAAACATGGTAACTGAACAGTGTAATCAATGATTGGCAGTGATTATTTAAGAATGAACTAACTGAATTTGTACCAACATTGCCGTgctgaaaaaagttgcagttttgcacgGAAGGCGAAGTACTGACATTGATAGCAAAGCACTTGACTATTACAGTACTAATTAACCAAATTTCAAAATTAACTTTTCAGTCATTATTTTAGGGCATAtagtgcaatttacaaattggagCTGGCACGCTTGCAGGGCATATTAAAAGGATTTCTGAACCTTGCACCAGTCTCAGCATATGCATTCACAAATTGTGTGGCAAAATGTGTGGTGTTCAGGTTAAATGTTTCTTGCACTGCTGATGAAGGCATTTTCCTCAAGGACGTCTgcagaacaacagtgcattttgccACAAGTCTCATGGCGCTtgtctcgaaagtggtgctattTGCAAAACTCTTTTCAAATGGACGTGCCGTAAGAACTTCACCAGCTTTGCATCACCAAGTGCGCTACATCCCCTAAACTGGTTATTTAAAAAGTTCGTGAAATTTGGTTAACTATGCATTTCGACTTCTGGTACACGTAATGTCTGCCTCCTCTTTGAGTAATCCAACTTAAGGAGTAGAATTGTGCTGCCACAAGCAATCTTTTAGAAATTCTATTAAGATCATGAAGGCATAAAACGCCCAGTACAGTCACCAACTGAAAATTTGAACATGATGGGGACCACCTAAAAATTCGAATAATTGGGAGTCTGAAACACTGAACCCACTAGAGAATAGGTAACTTTATATCCAAAAAAACAGACAAATTTGCActtggtcgtgcaaagcttaggcacagcaaaactgtcgatcctcaagtcttactggctgctactgctaggtattaacttggttgctgctaggcgttaacttggtttaacttaactacgaatgtaggaaggtattctggagcgatcatttttggaggtaccttccctttcacgacatttcgcgtgaaTAGCGGTgcacgcgtcggcgcctacgagcgacagcgttcctggcatgccacaaatgcaggcaggctaaccaaggttagcacggtgccaagaacgctgttgcttgccgacgccgaacgcgttggcgacattttgcgtgactagcgctgCACGTGTCagcacctacgagcgacagcgttcctggcatgccacaaatgtaggcgggctaaccaaggttggcatggtgccaagaacgctgttgcttgccaacGCCGAACACATTGgcaacatttcgcgtgactagcgctggacgtgtaggcgcctacgagcgacagcgttcctggcatgccagaaacacaggcaggctaacgaaggttggcacagtgccaagaatcctgttgcttgccgacgccgaacgcgttggagactagccgctcgatatcaatcggccagcttcgctgtgtcttgagctttgagCGGCCAAGTGCaagcttccgtttttttttttctcctggctcagcatgccgccgcggagagaagagaggcgggggtcgggaagggaggaagctggcaaggaggagaccgcgtgcgcatgcgccgcgccgccctcctctGCCCTCCTGgctgccatggctacggcgtggcagtttcttgatacgaaccacaaattacagctggcttaaacagcttcgctgttaaaagtgggCAAAAGCTTGTCATGTGTTGCTGCAAACGCATACACTTGCCTGTCAGCTAGTCAGTACGTATTTCAAtcattgtcatgcttactgccgATAGATGAAAGCTCAGTCAATGTATGCACTGAATCTTCATCCTCTGGCAACTTAAACAGAGGTCGACTGTGCTCTAATAGTCGAATGATGGTGCATTTCTTTGCAACAATGTCTTGCACTTCCCTCACTTAATCGCCACCGTCATTGGCAAAGGCATAGAGGGTAGAGTGGCGCCACTTGAAGCTGCTCCATTACTCAGAGCAACAAAAATTAATAACAGCAATCAGTGAAGTCATCTGTGACTGTGTCACTATTTAATGCGTAAACAGACAAACACTAGACGCGTGAAACTTGAAAGAGAAACCACAGATACAGCATTTTCAACCTTGCGGCTTAGCTTGACATGTCCAATGGTTTAGGAGTGGCTGGCGACTGCTAGATCAACTACGTTTCGCTAGTCTTGGGTTTTAATAAGGTGCTGGAGACATGGCTGGTGACCATGCTGGTGATGTAGTAAAACAAAATTATGTTCTTTCCGCTCCACTCAGTGGCTAAATTAGCATGCAGTCAAACAGGCGGAGTATGAATCAACAAATGGTGCACTGTAAGGCGTCCGAAACTTTGGTCGTTCTTGTACATTAAGCCTATGAGGCCAGTGGCAGTGCCGAGAAGCTGTTCGAAGAGTcgagcatgtccaagtttgtggTCTAGATAACAGCAATAAAAGAGGACAATATGtaaaaggaaacaaacaaaaatacagatgacatacaataaaacaagttATCCAGAAATTTTCTATTTCTTGTTTCTGTGCTGTGCACTGCTCAAAATGCAAGCGTTTCAACTTGCCCGGTCTGCCATTCCATTACACAACCCACCTTTCCTCATGAAGCCTCCTTCCTGAAGGTTGACAAAGCCAAGCTTGCGCCAGTGCTCGTAGTTGGCGGCCGGGTTGTGCGCCATGTGCCTGAAGTTGCAGTGCTCGGCGATGGCCAACACCTCATCATCGCGTAGCGGCCGGCCCAGGAAGAGGGCTATTCTCTGGATCACGCTGCAGGCATCCTGGGTTCACGGTAAAAAAATTGCATGAGACGAGAACGAGCACAAGCGGACTGCCGCACTTGTTACGATACAGCCACAGCTTCTGCAAGGTACAAAGCCTGGGCTGATCCGTTCACACCAATGAACTCAACAGTGCAGCAGCACAATCGCACACAAACACAGAACGATGAATAATTTAGGACTACTTGATTTTCCTACTATAGTAAGTCACCACAGAAGCTGTGGTCACCGAGTGTCATAGGAACAGTGTAAGTAATTGCAAATGGGTTGTGACACAGCACTATCCCAGAAcacagcatctaaaccttcagatGCCACAAAGCTCTCGCATAACGGTACGTGTGTCTCAAAGAGTTAGTTGACATTGAGTTACAAATGTACCTCGCATATAGAAAGTCCAGCCGCCAACAACAAAAATGGGTGAAAGAGCCAAATAAATCAATTCACTTATTTACTTAATTAGAGGAATGATGCACTTGAAGGcacatatttgttgcagtgaggatatttagttGGTTCATTGCATAATTCCATAAAAAACATATCCAGTGACTGCGACATCTGCATTGGTAGTTCAGGTGGCTATACGTATGTACTGTCTCGTTATATGTGTGCTCTCCAGAGTTGAGCCACATTGGGCGATGATGTAGTTTCCGTGAAATGAAAGTATGCGAGACACTTCGAGAAAAACGACTTCTCCGGTAAGCAGATGGCATGGTATCCTAAACCTCCTGTCTGGCCCCCTTTCTGGTCACTCTCCCTGCATACAATTCGTACGAAAGAAAATGGTTCCTTTGCGCAATTTTCTTTCAGATGTTAGGAGCAGCCCAGTGGTTGCAATCAATAaggaatgaattaattaatttacTAGTTTTATGCCCCAAGACAATGTAGGGGCCATTGACACCGTAGCGTAACGCTCCAcattaccgtatttatttgaaTATAAGGCGAGGCTTTTTCCCAGATTCCTTACCCTTGAAGTCACCCCTCGCCATGCAAGGCTGATAGATTCAGTTAGTCTTTCAATATGGTGGCAGCAGCACCACATTTTAACATTCCAGATATTAGATGACCAACACAAATTTTAGTAACTAATAAACCTTGGCAGGTGAGGCAGTACCATATTTTGGAGCGTATAACCCACACAGAAAATTTTAAAATTTAACGGTAAAGGCAGCGCGTGAACTGTATGCAAATTTCGCCTTTAGTTGTGACTTCATGGCACCTTATGGCGTGGCTTTACATCAGTGTGCACCACAATGTGATATCATAGCATATTCACATATAATCCGCATCGATTATTCCAATTATTTCCAGGGCTTCAGATTATTTAATATTTCGAGCAATTCCTGCCGAGTTTGAATAATCTGTTGGCTACTCGATATTGCCCTATATTAGTGTGGATACTCTGGTCCCCCAACTGTGCCCTCACCTAATGACCGTGACCGCCTTATAACTGAATACATATGGCATTATTTTTGTACGTACAGCCTATGGTATTTATTGAAAAACTTCTTGCTCTTTACCCCAACATTCTTAAATCCAAGCCACTTTTCCTGTATGCAGTCTACATGAACATGACAATTACTAGGTAGGTTTCTACAGATTCCATGACTAAGCTGTGCCTCTTACAGAAACAAAAACACAGAAATTTCATCACTGATAAAGTGCTAGCACATCTGGTAGAAAGGAATGACACCACTTCTGGTCTCACTGGATGGTTATATTGTGAGCGCTGAAGTGCTGGAATTCTCAGGGGGGGCCTGGGCCCCCAGGGCCCCCCCTCTGGATCCACCCATGGTGAGAGGACATTACCTTGTGGAGATCTTCATACGAGATGACGAGCACATTGGGATCATTCCTGTGTTCCCACCATTCGAGATAGTGCTTCCAGATGGGTCCGTAAGACACTGCAGGAAAGACAAAGCAAGATTAGCTCTGCAGATAGCTAGAGCTCGAATGCATTGAGTTGACATAGCAGACATTGTGTGCTTGATACACTAAGCTTAACATGCAGGTTTTCAATCACACAGCTGTAAAGATGTCCTCTATACAGAAATTAATATAGTACAGAATAATTAAAGTGTAAATGCTCAGGTTTGATGGTGGGACACCTTTCGAACTGAATGGTGAGGAACTGAGAACCACAATTGAACAGgtaaaacttttctttttttgacagcATTTGTCAACTTCTTGTCATTCCGTAAACAGTTCCCAGTCATTTACAACTACTCTTCTGATATGTCTATTGTTACGTCTGGTGTACCTCAGGGTAGCGTGCTGGGTTCACTTTTATTTcattatttctcattttcataaATGACCTTCCCTCCGGTATTTCATCGATAATTCGGTTGTATGCAGATGACTGTTGTATACCGAAACATTCACACGCATTACGACCCTGTCACTCTTCAACAAGACCTTGATCGAATCTCGCATAGGTGTTTCTCATGGCAAATGACGTTAAATAGAGAAAAATGCAAGTTGATTACCTTTAGTCGAAAACGTATGAATTCTTCATTTAACTACATGCTTAACAACCCTTCGCTTTCCAACACATCTCCGTATAAGTAGGTATCTAGGCGTTCATCTTACACCAACTCTTTCATGGTCAACTCATATCAACACAATAACAGCAAAAGCATCCCATACACTCGGCTATCTGAAGCGTAATCTCTACGATGCTCCTCAAACTACTCGCAAGCTAGCACATCAAACATTTGTCTGCCCTCAACTTGAATATGCTGCGACCATTTGGTCACCTTACCAAACTTATCTAATCAATGACCTTGAAGCTATTCAGAACCGAGCCGCTTGTTTCATTGACAGAGATTGTAGCATACATTCTAGAGTAACAAACATCAAGATAGCACTAACACTCCCGCTTTTAGAAAAATGTCGAAGCTATTTTGCTTTGTTTATTGCACAAAATAATTCAAAGTGAGCATTGGTTTTCCTTGACCTTAACTCGTCCATTCCATTCATCAAGAAGTCTGCATAATGAACATAGCTTTCAACGTCTCTTTGGCAAAACTAAAATGTTTAATACATTAAACAGGCTATTAAATATAGGGAATGGTCTTTCTGACACGGATAGCTAATATATAGTTAATCCCGTGATTTTCAAACATGAGTCGAGTGCACAGTTTAAATGTCTTTGAATTGATTATGCGACTATGTCAGGTGAACATGTTTTAAATTGAATTACCTGTACATTTACAAATTTTTTACTCCAGTCTGAATTGTATAAACTGGAAATGACCTTTAtcgctaactattgtataagtTCCATTTTCATAATGGTGAATTCATGAATAACAAGATTCCTGCTCCTTTTCATTGTTTAACCTTTTGTAACCCCCCTCATGCAACACTTCACTTCGGAGCCTGTGAGGAccttcaataaataaataaatttgtgtCAATCCATGCCGACGCTGATGATCAACCTGTTTTAAAGAAACGTTTTTACTTCATGTTCTGTTCTTCTCGTCAAATACAGGTGCACTGTCTTTCAAAACGCATCATTGTTTGAAGCCAGCTTTGGGTACATAGATAATCTGTCTTACTTTGACGTTGCGTTATACTGTTCTAAAGAGAACATTTAGAAACTTTTCATGACAGATGTTTCAGTGAAATAGGTATGGAGCGCAAACTTCTTACAGAGCACAAACACACTCCCAAGAGGCTTTCAAGCCATGGCTCTATGGCCTACACGCCAACTTGCCAAGGATACTTACCATGCCCTTTCAGGAACGATTCAAAGAAATCCTTGAAGCTTCCCTCATATCCCGTCTCTTTGATAAGCCTTGTGAAGTGGTATAGTGATACACAGACATCCTTGGGGTTCCGCATAATGTAGATAATCTGAGAAGCAAAGCAACAACATTCTGAAAATACAGTTCCtatctattttctttttctttctggggcggggatgggaggggggggggtaatttTTTACTCATAGTAGAACTATTCTGCTGTCTATGATCAAACTGCCTGACAGGCTGAGCTGCACACATCTCAAACACTTTTTTAAAGAACACATAGACATCGCAAGTGGCGTCTAGATGAATACCACAAGTGGCACTGCATTTCTAGCACATCGCATCCATGTGAATGGCGGCAATGCTCTAGAAAGGTGAACCACATTAATGTGACAAGAGAAGGTAGTCCAAGACAGGGAGAGTTGTCTCACACGGTGCATGGAAATGCCGACATATTGTTTTGAGggtgagaagaaagaaattcacCAACGACtaggatactccctaatgcaaactTTAAGCACAGCTGTATAAATGTTTTAATTTCGCTACATATTGGCTGGCAGCGGACAACTGTCTCGTGCGTcctgttgcaaacggagcgaagtgtgccgcggctgcctcgctaatctggagattgcgAGAGCCAGCGTGTGGGTGACCCGTGGGCGCGATCCACAGCAGCCATCGCCGACAAATCTACCAGACGACGcatgctactctggcgccatctcgtggccatcgtcgctgcactacgctttttttctcacgctttcgcaataccctcctccgctttccgcctcgtggttcaGCTGCACCCCCTCTCTGTGTTCCTCCTCGCATCTTTTCTCCCTGCTTTCATCTTTCTGCTCGTTCACttggttacgccgccgccgccaatgTTTGCtgcaggaacaggcgcctaagagctgcgctctaaaacgagACGGCTGCCAGTGTGTGCTCTTCTCCACCCACCGGCAGAATGCCGTCACTGGAAACATCTTCTGGCTTGTTTCGAATGCAGAGAAATGCGCCAGATGTAAACACTGTTGCGTAAGCACATTAGCATGATGTGGTACGTTAGCAAATGCAATATGTTACTATTGTATTTATGTAATGACGGGACTACAGATGAACTGAAGTTGACCTGACAAATATTGTGTATGTACAAACTattatgcttttcaatttgtACCTTTGTGCACACAATTTAGCCGTGCCATTCTTTCCATTTTATCTATTTTCTTGCATGTATATTCCAAAGCGTACTGAAAATGAATGCCATATCAGGGTGTCAAGCCGCATTATTTGCGACTTTTTGTATGTGCACCTGACATCATCACATCATTGATGTCAAATAAAGGAAATGAATTGAAATCAGTCTAAAAAGTTATGTCTAAAATAAAAGAGACGAGCTGAGGCCATTCAAAGTATAGAAAGAGTTAAGCTTTTCGTGTCAGCTGAAAACCTAAACCAATGCTTGCTCATATGAGAACATGTTGTAAAAGACGCAAGCAATGTTACCAAGCAAGTGCACCTTTGGGTTTTCTGTGCGTATCGACTCCGGTAGCAGGGAGAAGGGGAGGTGTGTCTTGACCATGCGGGTGTCCGGAGAGTTCTCAATGGTTGAAACACCGGGGTAGAAGTACTCGAGGAAGGGAAACCGCTGCTCCATGTTGCGTTCTGACGCAGACCGAAAGTCAAGCCCCGTCACAATGAGGTAAACGATCTCCTGCACCCACGTCGTACCTGGATATTCAATGATGACCGTAAGCCACTCGGGCTGGCATCGGCAAAGTGGCTAGCTAGCTTGATACATTTGGGGCGCAAACACGCATCTACGTCAGTTTACCGTAACCACACTATTCTTCTATCCATCAAGGTTCTGACAAGAGCCTCTGATGTATAAATACATATATTGATAAATAAATATAGGAGATGTTGCAAAAATTTTTTCAAAGATCCACTGCAGAATTCAGCTGTTAGACAGTTATCCTTAGTACTTAGCGGAAGTGACGCGTTTCGGTTGGTATGCGCGCACACAAAACGAACCACAAGCGAGCATCTCGCAGAAGGAAGCAGCTAGCGAGTTCAGCCTTTTCAAATTCCCGAAATTGAGACCCGAGATAGGATTAACAGCAATAATACCGGAGCGACGGCGAATATCAACACTAGTTCTGGGACAGAACGTTAATAACAAACACAGACGTCACCTCTACGCGGCGATCACACCAGACAACCACCGCCATCCGCCCTCACCAGTCTTGGGAAACGACACGACGTATATGTCGTCCGGCCTGGCCCTGAGCGCCTGGACCCTGGGCAGCGACCTGATGACCATGCCCGGGAACACGTAGCCGCGGTAGTTGTAGAAGTACATGTTCGACGCGTAATTGTCGTCGCGGGGCAGCATCACGCACTCCCGGAACAGCTCGCTGTGCTCGGCCTGCCGCCGCCGCTTGAAGTACAGCGCGGCCGCCAACGTGCCCCCGAACAGCGCCGTCGAGAAGAGCCTCTTGGCGAGCCTGTACCGGCGAGCGTCGTACCCTTCACCGttgcgcggctgctgctgctcgcaGTAGAGACGTCGCGGCCGCGCAGTAGTCGGAATCGCCGTGCGACGGCATATTTCCGCGACGGACCGCCGAGGAAGCGCTATCCTGAACACGGTGGCGGCACTTCTAGACGTCAACATGACTGTCAGGCCGACGACGGTCGAACCGTCACGGTCACTCGAGTTGTTAGGTCAATGTAGACAGCTGTTTTCGGACTGTGACACGGACGACTGTGACCCCGACGTCCGAGACAGCGACGGTTCAAAGTGTCCCAAGAAGGACGACGCGGCGAATGCGGTGAATCGATAGCCGAGTCATCGACGTCTTTTTGCTGAGTAGCCGATGCCAAGGCTTGCTTTCAGTACGGAATCAAATCCCGTTCAGGCGAACGATGTCGTAGATCCCAATCTGAATTTCGTGGGCGCGGCCATTAAAGCAA comes from the Dermacentor silvarum isolate Dsil-2018 chromosome 9, BIME_Dsil_1.4, whole genome shotgun sequence genome and includes:
- the LOC119464063 gene encoding sulfotransferase 1A2, coding for MLTSRSAATVFRIALPRRSVAEICRRTAIPTTARPRRLYCEQQQPRNGEGYDARRYRLAKRLFSTALFGGTLAAALYFKRRRQAEHSELFRECVMLPRDDNYASNMYFYNYRGYVFPGMVIRSLPRVQALRARPDDIYVVSFPKTGTTWVQEIVYLIVTGLDFRSASERNMEQRFPFLEYFYPGVSTIENSPDTRMVKTHLPFSLLPESIRTENPKIIYIMRNPKDVCVSLYHFTRLIKETGYEGSFKDFFESFLKGHVSYGPIWKHYLEWWEHRNDPNVLVISYEDLHKDACSVIQRIALFLGRPLRDDEVLAIAEHCNFRHMAHNPAANYEHWRKLGFVNLQEGGFMRKGIVGDWKNYFTPEMNAQMDAWLEEKFGNTDLTFVYELPPDEQAEKDAV